From the genome of Sander lucioperca isolate FBNREF2018 chromosome 1, SLUC_FBN_1.2, whole genome shotgun sequence, one region includes:
- the LOC116036629 gene encoding formin-like protein 20 — translation MLQQQGSSMSETKPSQRFHSLNTEQVEVLHQVLSEVVPIHGRGNFPTLELRPRDIIIAVRARLQKLGITVRDVRLNGSTASHVLVRDNGTSYKDLDIIFGVELPSQEEFQVIKESVLGCLLDCLPAGVNRERISSATMKEAYVQKMVKVFTEHDRWSLISLSNNSGKNLELKFVSMLRRQFEFSVDSFQIILDRLLESYMQQESPHKNNTIDLMDQPAAHQNKDSPSLLQQATALETEKTSGRDSSSKEGSHISQTQQRDEVHEKESQTELSQHAEHSNQTKDSTVEKHNKEKTPVALKEVSGHRDTFNETDSSDQTSPNVLSEKKQTSVKAEPSAQIELRHEPELSDMSTCLTEVEQSEQTKTCDGQQPAHSNPKELSASMVGLNEQSNHTKPPDEQNELTEQTGQSEPPKSSNKTQTESPNLAEECHSEDLSECFSEDQRSDEKDKTQQAPDSSTPSHAETETQLADERKVETETGEQGQRNKETEISEMTEEILASEAKNVEDTQSIDCSCSASCISLTLYNTEPAGTHDIPEIHSTLHTDKSDKTPNTLDAVSPPDTQDNLPAPASLVSDKKTSSSPSCKASERLSHMVVLKHSSPKPPRRMCRKVTPNPYPSPVSESELVIEPCLVPNPCPSPEPEPESEPEVAFDPEPTAPSSEPTTTRPTSFSTETNPGPEPTPSSNLASNLDLTLAPDPAPDIIFTSAVDPMSTLPQEPPPPQLITERSCETSIQSVKETPSTHVACDEQSQPSPSETACAPKQSEPLDSVDTLVSHTDTSRSNTPDPIHTSEVELSDEDEIREPQTKKMDLNQPNGCQQETTLSSPSSSQCVTPPVCCLTPPVLSLSPPCFTRSPPSLSPPPCLTPPSHCLASLPLNSPATSFSSPPLSLSPTSSCLSSPPYLTPPMLSPSPPPLCLSPPSPCLSPPLLCLTPPVESEDLVPQVSSDMEPLIVNTDSEEQIKESSPQPGIPLLQLEGIKGKDYISSLPRVAEPVSFPITIPSASSHVLPLSQSEGPGESGPQKADEEPSPVPERKEVPKAPAVVPEQSSAPQTSCSVPAVEVLAESMYGDFEAAMDHLRYRLIATRNPEEIRGGGLLKYSNLLVRDYRPASETQIKTLERYMCSRFFIDFPDVQEQQRKILSYLKNHFIGEERSKYQYLMTLRRVVDDSTVCLMGHERRQTLNMITVLALKVLGEQNIIPNTDHVTCFYQPAPYMADHSAPYLAEPSYCSYYIPQGGSTLLYQPYPLHLHTQTGLV, via the exons ATGCTACAGCAACAG GGCAGCAGCATGTCTGAAACTAAACCCAGTCAGCGGTTCCACAGCCTGAACACTGAGCAGGTGGAGGTCCTCCATCAGGTTTTGTCAGAGGTGGTTCCAATCCACGGCCGCGGGAACTTCCCCACTTTGGAGTTGCGTCCCCGAGACATCATCATAGCTGTGCGGGCCCGGCTGCAGAAGCTGGGAATCACAGTGAGAGATGTTCGCCTGAACGGCTCCACGGCCAGCCACGTCCTCGTCCGAGACAACGGAACCAGCTACAAGGACCTGGACATCATCTTTGGAGTAGAGTTGCCCAGTCAGGAGGAGTTCCAG GTGATCAAGGAGTCAGTGCTGGGCTGCTTGCTGGACTGCCTACCTGCTGGGGTCAACAGGGAGCGGATCAGCAGCGCCACAATGAAGGAGGCCTACGTCCAGAAAATGGTCAAGGTCTTCACTGAGCACGACCGCTGGAGCCTCATCTCGCTCTCAAACAACAGTGGCAAAAACCTGGAGCTCAAATTTGTGAGCATGCTGAGGCGGCAGTTTGAGTTCAGCGTTGATTCCTTCCAGATCATCCTGGATCGTCTCCTGGAGTCCTACATGCAGCAGGAGTCCCCCCATAAGAACAATACCATTGATCTAATGGACCAGCCTGCAGCCCATCAGAATAAAGACTCTCCCTCTTTGCTCCAACAGGCCACTGCTCTGGAAACAGAGAAGACCTCTGGTAGAGACTCATCCAGCAAAGAGGGGTCACATATCAGCCAGACACAACAGAGAGATGAGGTGCATGAAAAGGAGTCCCAGACAGAACTCTCACAACACGCTGAACATTCAAACCAGACAAAAGACTCCACAGttgaaaaacacaacaaagagaAAACACCCGTGGCTCTGAAAGAAGTgtcaggacacagagacacctTCAATGAGACAGACTCCTCGGACCAGACGTCTCCAAACGTTTTGTcagaaaagaaacaaacttCTGTGAAAGCTGAACCATCAGCTCAGATTGAACTCAGACACGAGCCAGAGCTCTCTGACATGTCCACATGTTTGACAGAGGTAGAACAGTCAGAGCAAACCAAGACATGTGATGGCCAACAACCAGCACATTCAAATCCCAAGGAACTCTCTGCCTCAATGGTTGGACTCAATGAACAGTCCAACCACACAAAACCCCCTGATGAACAGAATGAACTTACAGAGCAAACAGGACAGTCCGAGCCGCCAAAGAGCTCAAATAAAACCCAGACAGAGTCTCCAAACCTGGCAGAAGAATGTCACAGCGAAGACTTGTCTGAGTGTTTCAGTGAGGATCAGAGAAGCGATGAGaaagacaaaacacaacaaGCTCCCGACTCCAGCACACCTTCAcatgcagagacagagacacagttaGCAGatgaaagaaaagtagaaaCAGAGACTGGTGAGCAAGGACAGAGAAATAAGGAGACAGAAATAAGTGAAATGACAGAAGAGATTTTAGCATCAGAAGCTAAAAATGTAGAAGACACACAGAGTATCGATTGTTCCTGCTCCGCCTCTTGCATATCCCTTACACTTTACAACACAGAGCCTGCTGGCACACATGATATACCGGAGATCCACAGCACACTACACACAGATAAATCAGATAAAACACCTAACACACTTGATGCCGTCAGCCCTCCAGATACTCAGGATAATTTACCTGCACCAGCCAGCCTTGTTTCTGACAAAAAGacctcctcttctccctcttGTAAGGCCTCAGAGAGACTTTCTCACATGGTGGTGCTTAAACACTCTTCTCCCAAACCCCCTCGCAGGATGTGTAGGAAGGTAACCCCCAATCCGTACCCCAGTCCAGTCTCTGAAAGCGAACTTGTCATAGAGCCCTGTCTGGTTCCAAACCCCTGCCCTAgccctgaacctgaacctgaatcTGAACCTGAGGTAGCCTTTGATCCAGAGCCAACAGCTCCCAGTTCAGAACCTACAACTACCCGACCAACCAGTTTTTCTACTGAAACAAACCCTGGGCCTGAACCTACCCCTTCCAGTAACCTAGCTTCCAATCTAGACCTTACCTTAGCCCCTGATCCAGCCCCTGATATAATCTTCACCTCTGCTGTGGATCCCATGTCTACTTTACCTCAAGAGCCCCCACCGCCTCAGCTAATCACAGAGAGATCATGTGAGACGAGTATTCAGAGCGTGAAAGAGACACCATCTACACATGTGGCTTGTGATGAACAAAGCCAGCCCTCCCCTAGTGAAACCGCCTGTGCACCCAAACAATCAGAGCCTCTTGACTCAGTGGACACATTAGTTTCACACACTGATACGTCCCGCTCAAACACCCCAGATCCTATACATACCTCAGAAGTTGAGCTCAGTGATGAAGATGAAATCAGAGAACCACAAACCAAAAAGATGGACTTGAATCAGCCAAACGGCTGCCAACAAGAGACCACACTTAgttctccctcctcttcccaaTGTGTCACCCCTCCTGTTTGCTGTCTCACCCCTCCTGTACTCAGTCTTTCCCCTCCCTGCTTCACTCGCTCGCCCCCCAGCCTCAGCCCTCCCCCATGTCTGACCCCTCCCTCTCACTGCCTCGCATCTCTGCCACTGAACAGCCCTGCCACAAGCTTCAGCTCTCCACCCCTGAGTTTAAGCCCTACCTCATCCTGCCTCAGCTCACCTCCTTACCTCACTCCTCCAATGCTTAGCCCCAGTCCTCCTCCACTCTGTCTTAGCCCCCCTTCCCCCTGCCTCAGCCCTCCCCTCCTCTGCCTCACTCCGCCGGTGGAGTCAGAGGACCTTGTACCTCAGGTATCTTCAGACATGGAGCCTTTGATAGTGAACACAGACAGCGAGGAACAGATTAAAGAGTCCTCTCCCCAGCCAGGAATTCCTCTCCTACAGTTGGAGGGTATAAAGGGAAAAGATTATATCTCATCGTTGCCTCGGGTTGCAGAGCCTGTCTCTTTTCCAATCACTATCCCGAGCGCCAGCTCACATGTGCTGCCTCTCTCTCAGTCTGAAGGCCCAGGGGAATCGGGCCCTCAAAAAGCCGATGAGGAACCGAGCCCTGTGCCTGAGAGAAAAGAGGTCCCTAAGGCACCCGCAGTCGTGCCTGAACAGAGCAGTGCTCCTCAGACATCTTGCTCGGTCCCTGCTGTCGAGGTCCTGGCAGAGAGCATGTATGGTGACTTTGAGGCGGCCATGGACCACCTGCGCTACCGCCTAATCGCTACCAGGAACCCTGAGGAGATCCGAGGTGGCGGCTTGCTAAAATACAGCAACCTGTTGGTCAGAGATTACCGACCGGCCAGCGAGACTCAGATAAAGACACTGGAGCGCTACATGTGCTCGCGCTTTTTTATCGACTTCCCTGACGTGCAGGAGCAACAGAGGAAGATCCTGTCCTACTTGAAGAACCACTTTATCGGCGAGGAGAGAAGCAAGTACCAGTACCTGATGACGCTGCGTCGCGTGGTCGACGACAGCACAGTGTGTCTGATGGGCCATGAGAGGCGTCAGACGCTGAACATGATCACAGTGCTGGCACTGAAGGTTCTCGGAGAGCAGAACATTATCCCCAACACAGACCACGTAACGTGCTTCTACCAGCCCGCTCCGTACATGGCTGATCACAGTGCCCCCTATTTAGCAGAACCCAGCTACTGCAGCTACTACATACCCCAAGGGGGATCAACTCTGCTTTACCAACCGTACCCCTTGCACCTGCACACGCAGACTGGACTagtctaa
- the tbx22 gene encoding T-box transcription factor TBX22, whose translation MQGLSSRAHAFSVEALVGKPCKRMKVSEGHESSSAGDTGSDTSIFTGLNEYPVSQMKKAGSTPRRAEHISCDPERPTIRSGAEEAEPSGEESKPKESDCRPDREVRVELQGSELWKRFYEIGTEMIITKAGRRMFPSVRVKVRNLDPCQQYYIAMDVMPVDSKRYRYVYHSSQWMVAGNTDHSCISPRLYVHPDSPCAGETWMRQVISFDRVKLTNNEMDDKGHIILQSMHKYKPRVHVIRHDHRMDLSQIQSLPAEGVHSFSFPETEFTTVTAYQNQQITKLKIDRNPFAKGFRDPGRNRGVLDGLLESYPWRGPLSLDFKPFTIQLQESSGAPTSSVKTLLPLSSSSSSSSPFSISALSCHDLHTLAFPLYGKTSTAPPPSPLPSRAFSSLGADRLRGLPPLAPLTDLPLLSALQAKKPPHCRDPCLHGSPGGSPCLFPLHSPLSPQGPSLLPHLSDTAGPYCLYRYSFPLNPQLTAISRHAKLAEDTTDCLLRQSPWHPTTNHCL comes from the exons ATGCAGGGTCTGAGTTCCCGGGCTCACGCGTTTTCGGTGGAGGCGCTGGTCGGGAAACCCTGCAAGAGGATGAAAGTGTCGGAGGGACACGAGTCAAGTTCAGCTGGAGACACCGGCAGCGATACGAGCATCTTCACCG GCCTGAACGAATATCCAGTCAGCCAGATGAAGAAAGCAGGTTCAACACCGAGGAGGGCAGAGCACATATCCTGTGACCCAGAGAGACCGACTATCAGATCAGGGGCTGAAGAGGCTGAGCCCAGCGGAGAGGAGAGCAAGCCGAAGGAGAGCGACTGCCGCCCGGACAGAGAGGTCCGGGTGGAGCTGCAGGGCTCCGAGCTGTGGAAGAGATTCTATGAGATCGGCACCGAGATGATCATAACCAAAGCTGGCAG GAGAATGTTCCCCTCCGTGCGCGTCAAAGTGCGCAATCTGGACCCGTGCCAGCAGTACTACATCGCAATGGACGTCATGCCAGTGGACTCAAAACGCTACAG GTATGTGTACCACAGCTCGCAGTGGATGGTGGCTGGAAACACGGACCACTCGTGCATCTCCCCCAGACTCTACGTGCACCCGGACTCCCCGTGCGCAGGAGAGACGTGGATGCGCCAGGTCATCAGCTTCGACCGGGTCAAACTCACCAACAACGAGATGGACGACAAGGGACAT ATTATTCTCCAGTCGATGCATAAATACAAACCACGTGTGCACGTCATCCGGCACGACCATCGCATGGACCTGTCCCAGATCCAGTCGCTGCCTGCTGAAGGAGTCCACAGCTTCTCCTTCCCAGAAACTGAGTTCACCACCGTCACAGCCTATCAGAACCAACAG ATCACAAAACTAAAGATCGACAGGAACCCGTTTGCCAAGGGCTTCAGAGATCCAGGAAGGAATAG gggagtGTTGGATGGCTTACTGGAATCGTATCCGTGGAGAGGCCCTCTCAGCTTAGACTTCAAGCCATTCACTATACAGCTCCAAG AGAGCTCGGGGGCACCGACCAGCAGTGTGAAGACtcttctccccctctcttcttcttcttcttcttcatccccATTCTCCATCTCGGCGCTCTCCTGCCACGATCTCCACACCCTCGCGTTTCCTCTCTACGGCAAGACTTCCAccgccccccccccatccccgcTGCCCAGCAGGGCCTTCTCCTCCCTGGGAGCGGACAGACTGAGGGGCCTGCCCCCGCTGGCACCGCTGACAGACCTCCCGCTCCTCTCGGCACTGCAGGCAAAGAAACCTCCCCACTGTAGGGACCCATGTCTTCATGGGTCTCCGGGGGGCTCCCCCTGCCTCTTCCCCCTCCACAGCCCCCTCAGCCCTCAGGGgccttctctcctccctcacctcTCTGACACTGCAGGTCCCTACTGTCTTTACCGCTACAGCTTCCCCCTGAACCCCCAACTCACAGCTATTTCCCGGCACGCCAAACTAGCCGAAGACACCACAGACTGTCTGCTGCGCCAGTCTCCGTGGCACCCGACCACCAACCACTGCCTCTGA
- the LOC116036606 gene encoding charged multivesicular body protein 1b-like, translated as MSNMEKHLFNLKFATKELQRNSKKCDKEEKAEKAKVKQAIQKGNMETAKIHAENAIRHKHQSINFLRMSARVDAVSSRVQTAVTMNQVSKSMSGVVKSMDATLKSMNLEKISALMDKFETQFETLDVQTAQMEDTMGNTTTLTTPQNEVDTLLHEMADEAGLDLNLELPSGQISSLASSVASTEQDELSQRLSRLRDQVS; from the exons ATGTCGAATATGGAGA AACACCTGTTTAACCTCAAGTTTGCTACCAAGGAGCTACAACGCAACTCCAAGAAATGTGACAAAGAAGAAAAGGCAGAGAAGGCTAAAGTGAAGCAG GCTATCCAGAAGGGTAATATGGAGACAGCCAAGATCCATGCAGAGAATGCCATCCGTCATAAGCATCAGTCCATTAACTTCTTGAGGATGAGCGCACGTGTGGATGCTGTGTCTTCAAGGGTCCAGACTGCTGTCACTATGAACCAG GTATCTAAATCCATGTCTGGAGTGGTCAAGTCCATGGATGCCACACTGAAAAGTATGAACTTAGAGAAG ATCTCTGCATTGATGGACAAGTTTGAAACCCAATTTGAAACTCTGGATGTGCAGACAGCTCAGATGGAAGACACAATGGGCAACACCACCACTCTGACAACACCTCAG AATGAAGTGGACACGCTGTTGCATGAGATGGCTGATGAAGCAGG gTTGGATCTCAACCTGGAGCTTCCTTCAGGCCAAATCTCATCACTGGCTTCATCTGTGGCATCAACAGAGCAG GATGAGCTCTCCCAGAGGCTGTCCAGACTGCGAGACCAGGTGTCATAA